The Miscanthus floridulus cultivar M001 chromosome 7, ASM1932011v1, whole genome shotgun sequence genome includes a region encoding these proteins:
- the LOC136467139 gene encoding LOW QUALITY PROTEIN: GPN-loop GTPase QQT1-like (The sequence of the model RefSeq protein was modified relative to this genomic sequence to represent the inferred CDS: deleted 1 base in 1 codon), protein MVFGQVVIGPPGSGKTTYCNGMSQFLSLLGRKVAVVNLDPANDALPYECAINIEDLIKLSDVMAEHSLGPNGGLVYCMDYLEKNIDWLEEKLKPLIEDHYLLFDFPGQVELFFLHSNARSVINKLIKKMDLRLTAVHLIDAHLCCDPGKYVSALLLSLSTMLHLELPHINVLSKIDLIENYGNLAFNLDFYTDVQDLSYLQYHLEQDPRSAKYRKLTKELCDVIDDFGLVNFSTLDIQDKESVGNLVKLIDKSNGYIFSSIDSSAVEFSKIAAAPLDWDYYRTAEVQEKYMKDDEYVQQTSRMQ, encoded by the exons ATGGTGTTCGGTCAGGTGGTGATCGGCCCGCCGGGCTCCGGCAAGACCACCTACTGTAACGGCATGTCGCAGTTTCTCTCCCTTCTCGGCAG GAAAGTTGCGGTTGTCAATTTGGATCCTGCAAATGACGCATTGCC GTACGAGTGCGCCATAAACATTGAGGACCTCATAAAACTCAGTGATGTCATGGCTGAGCATTCGCTTGGCCCTAATGGAG GGCTTGTGTATTGCATGGATTACTTGGAGAAGAATATTGACTGGCTTGAAGAAAAACTGAAGCCTCTTATTGAAG ATCACTATCTGTTATTTGATTTTCCGGGGCAAGTGGAACTT TTCTTCCTTCACTCAAATGCAAGAAGTGTTATTAATAAACTCATCAAAAAGATGGACTTGAGG CTGACTGCTGTGCACCTTATCGATGCCCATTTATGCTGTGATCCTGGAAAGTATGTGAGTGCTTTGCTTCTTTCACTGTCAACAATGCTACACTTGGAATTGCCACATATCAATGTCTTGTCAAAGATTGACCTAATTGAGAACTATGGAAATTTAG CATTCAACCTTGACTTCTACACTGATGTCCAAGATCTTTCTTATTTGCAATATCATCTTGAGCAGGATCCTCGCTCAGCCAAGTACAG GAAACTGACTAAGGAGCTCTGTGATGTGATTGATGATTTTGGTTTAGTCAATTTTTCAACTTTGGACATCCAG GACAAGGAAAGTGTTGGCAATCTTGTGAAGCTGATTGACAAGAGCAACGGATATATATTTTCTTCGATTGACAGTAGCGCTGTTGAGTTCAGCAAAATTGCGGCGGCGCCTCTTGATTGGGACTACTACAG AACAGCAGAAGTGCAGGAGAAGTACATGAAAGATGATGAGTACGTGCAACAGACAAGCAGGATGCAATGA